In Hallerella succinigenes, the following are encoded in one genomic region:
- the recF gene encoding DNA replication/repair protein RecF (All proteins in this family for which functions are known are DNA-binding proteins that assist the filamentation of RecA onto DNA for the initiation of recombination or recombinational repair.), whose protein sequence is MIRSLSLLSLRNLHEGHWEFGDGITVICGKNGIGKTTLLEAIHLLCEGYSFRTHTLSDLIGWNEPELILRGQLAESSSADRLYERALSVHRTKGTTVKKDGVLCKSVGSFFGTIPAVIMQPADMEMARGAPEIRRRYLDELLCFRHVRNADLLRRYRRILAERNQWLKQNKLGEAVGGEELFSVLTQQLIDLAVSVWKERLELVQEIAPAICRYYEMLAGKGDEVSVAYKSSVAQEGFSEEALREAFVEKMDTLDIAERLQGISLAGPHKDDLLLSLHDHEMRSSGSQGQCRSATIALRFAASDIASAHLVKPVLLLDDIFAELDKSRRGAVADVIREKQCQVFVATPRAEDLPFKANAKIVMDSQC, encoded by the coding sequence ATGATCCGTTCGCTCTCCCTGCTCTCCTTGCGTAATTTGCACGAAGGCCATTGGGAATTCGGCGACGGGATTACTGTTATCTGCGGAAAAAATGGCATCGGAAAGACGACCTTGCTCGAAGCGATTCATTTGCTTTGTGAAGGATATTCTTTTCGCACGCATACGCTTTCGGATTTAATCGGCTGGAATGAACCGGAATTGATTTTACGCGGGCAGCTTGCGGAATCGTCAAGCGCGGATCGCCTTTATGAACGCGCCCTTTCGGTTCACAGGACCAAGGGGACGACGGTCAAAAAGGACGGCGTCCTTTGTAAAAGTGTCGGTTCCTTTTTTGGAACGATTCCTGCGGTGATCATGCAGCCCGCCGATATGGAAATGGCACGAGGGGCACCCGAAATCCGCAGGCGTTACCTCGATGAACTTCTCTGCTTTCGCCATGTGCGGAATGCGGACTTGCTTCGCCGTTACCGTCGCATTCTTGCAGAACGCAATCAATGGCTGAAACAGAATAAGCTCGGCGAAGCGGTCGGCGGGGAAGAACTTTTTTCCGTTCTCACGCAACAGCTGATAGACCTTGCGGTTTCTGTTTGGAAGGAACGCTTGGAACTGGTGCAAGAAATCGCTCCCGCCATTTGCCGCTATTACGAAATGCTCGCCGGCAAAGGCGATGAAGTTTCGGTCGCTTACAAAAGTTCCGTGGCACAGGAAGGTTTTTCGGAAGAAGCGCTGCGTGAAGCTTTTGTCGAAAAAATGGACACGCTCGACATTGCCGAACGTTTGCAGGGAATTTCCCTCGCAGGGCCTCACAAGGACGATCTTCTTTTGTCGTTGCACGATCATGAAATGCGCTCTTCCGGTTCACAGGGGCAGTGCCGCAGCGCGACAATCGCTTTAAGATTCGCCGCTTCGGATATTGCAAGCGCACATCTCGTCAAACCGGTACTGCTCTTGGACGATATCTTTGCCGAACTCGACAAAAGCCGCCGTGGAGCAGTTGCTGACGTGATACGAGAAAAGCAGTGCCAGGTTTTTGTGGCGACGCCCCGTGCCGAAGATCTTCCGTTTAAAGCGAATGCGAAAATCGTGATGGATTCGCAATGCTGA
- a CDS encoding TetR/AcrR family transcriptional regulator codes for MMAEEIEKNASKFGPRWQRKKEDRPQEILDAAVELFVQQGFAATKVSQIARKAGVTPGTLYVYYKNKEAILQEVVMKALSPIFYDADSILNNYAGTAKDLVSILIEKWWNAVGGESKISGIPKLISAEASNFPELSDFYKKNILTPAYNYIRLVLEYGIKTGEFQIENVNAVAYTILCAFHGAVLDAYSFKIAASNGVQVGLFKGMFHDLVLHGILKTK; via the coding sequence ATGATGGCAGAAGAAATCGAAAAAAACGCATCGAAGTTCGGTCCGCGCTGGCAGCGTAAAAAAGAAGATCGCCCCCAAGAAATCTTGGATGCGGCGGTGGAACTTTTTGTACAGCAGGGCTTTGCGGCTACGAAGGTGAGCCAAATCGCTCGCAAGGCCGGTGTGACGCCGGGAACCTTGTATGTGTATTACAAGAACAAGGAAGCGATTCTGCAAGAAGTCGTGATGAAGGCTCTGAGCCCTATCTTCTACGATGCGGATTCGATTTTGAACAATTATGCAGGAACGGCCAAGGACCTGGTCTCCATTTTGATTGAAAAGTGGTGGAACGCAGTCGGCGGCGAAAGCAAGATTTCGGGCATTCCAAAACTCATCAGTGCAGAAGCTTCGAATTTCCCGGAACTTTCTGATTTCTACAAAAAAAACATTTTGACTCCGGCTTACAATTACATTCGCCTAGTATTAGAATATGGCATTAAGACAGGCGAATTCCAGATAGAAAATGTGAACGCAGTCGCCTATACGATTTTGTGCGCTTTCCACGGGGCTGTTTTGGATGCTTATTCGTTTAAAATCGCTGCTTCGAATGGTGTTCAGGTGGGACTCTTCAAGGGCATGTTCCACGACCTGGTGCTTCACGGCATTTTAAAGACAAAGTAA
- a CDS encoding LolA family protein — MGLFQKILTTAITALAVNALAAPADSVMTLSKKWFDSGKAWNFDFKIRVDYAGSPQTGYQSGNLLVTGKDMFRLQLQGMAIYCDGTNFWQWNQEQRQVLLKLLEDMESNMHPSEILFKYLQCKPLSMKQDKIGKKSANVITLDASKYGKDFAEMEVWLSTKDASPLRLVSVDRLGNVSTYEVSNLKRLDKVNKEDFILKPEKGVDVIDMR, encoded by the coding sequence ATGGGACTTTTCCAAAAAATTTTGACGACTGCGATCACGGCTTTGGCCGTAAACGCTTTGGCTGCTCCGGCGGATTCCGTCATGACGCTTTCCAAAAAATGGTTCGATTCGGGCAAAGCCTGGAATTTTGACTTTAAAATCCGCGTGGATTATGCAGGCTCTCCGCAGACCGGTTACCAGAGCGGGAACTTGCTTGTGACCGGCAAAGACATGTTCCGTTTGCAGCTCCAGGGAATGGCTATCTATTGCGACGGTACGAACTTTTGGCAGTGGAACCAGGAACAGCGCCAGGTCCTGCTCAAGCTTTTAGAAGACATGGAAAGCAATATGCACCCGTCGGAGATCCTGTTTAAGTATCTCCAGTGCAAGCCTCTTTCGATGAAGCAAGACAAGATCGGAAAAAAGTCGGCGAACGTGATTACCTTGGACGCTTCCAAATATGGCAAGGATTTTGCCGAAATGGAAGTTTGGCTTTCGACAAAAGACGCTTCTCCGCTGCGCCTTGTATCGGTCGATCGCCTGGGAAATGTCTCTACTTATGAAGTTTCGAACTTGAAGCGTTTAGATAAAGTGAACAAGGAAGACTTTATTCTGAAACCGGAAAAAGGCGTCGACGTCATCGATATGCGCTAG
- the opgC gene encoding OpgC domain-containing protein: MAHSKRIQALDSIRGLLLLQMTLDHFSGPISHALYQSFGFFSAAEGFFFLSGFVGMLAVISKTARGEDTSWMRKRAFRIWKFHISSVIFLALTAFLLLSKIAPFFKGLYAHPFSGSVLIAALAYLPEWLDVLPLYCFLLLFGSFVVPWMTRGHLKLAWGISFGIWTLSQGPLRESILHVFPSWMNPGFFDLFSWQFVYFSGAALSAMWKRPNSPLASPSKLLDHLFPIALVFCVFCFFWSHGFWGIPQPSEILISKAHVGILRFANFIAFVCIISFIVRHRPTWLDFKPCAILGRHSLEVYTAHTIFVYLWMATPNAVQYHLPYNVTAPLLCCVLLLFIAKALDKKPRA; encoded by the coding sequence GTGGCACATTCAAAACGTATTCAAGCCCTTGATTCCATTCGAGGGCTTCTTTTATTACAGATGACGCTGGACCATTTCAGCGGACCGATCAGCCATGCGCTGTACCAGAGTTTCGGCTTCTTCTCTGCTGCGGAAGGATTCTTCTTTCTTTCGGGATTTGTCGGCATGCTCGCCGTCATCAGCAAAACGGCGCGCGGCGAAGACACGAGCTGGATGCGAAAGCGCGCCTTTCGCATTTGGAAGTTCCACATCAGCTCGGTGATTTTCCTTGCCCTCACCGCGTTCTTGCTTCTTTCCAAGATTGCTCCTTTTTTCAAAGGTCTGTACGCACATCCGTTCAGCGGATCTGTTTTAATCGCAGCCCTCGCCTACCTGCCCGAATGGCTCGACGTACTTCCGCTGTACTGTTTTCTTCTTCTTTTTGGATCGTTCGTCGTCCCCTGGATGACCCGAGGTCATTTGAAGCTCGCCTGGGGAATTTCTTTTGGCATTTGGACGCTGTCGCAAGGTCCACTCCGCGAATCGATTCTGCACGTTTTCCCCAGCTGGATGAATCCCGGATTTTTTGATCTTTTCTCGTGGCAATTCGTATACTTTAGCGGAGCCGCCCTCAGTGCCATGTGGAAGCGTCCGAATTCCCCGCTGGCTTCGCCTTCGAAACTCCTCGACCATCTTTTCCCGATTGCCCTCGTCTTTTGCGTTTTCTGCTTTTTCTGGTCCCATGGCTTTTGGGGAATTCCCCAACCGAGCGAAATCCTGATTTCCAAGGCCCACGTCGGCATTCTGCGGTTTGCAAACTTTATCGCCTTCGTCTGCATCATTTCGTTTATCGTGCGTCATAGGCCCACCTGGCTCGACTTTAAGCCTTGCGCAATCTTAGGCCGTCACAGCCTTGAAGTCTATACAGCCCACACGATTTTCGTCTACCTGTGGATGGCAACGCCGAACGCGGTGCAGTACCACTTGCCGTACAACGTGACCGCACCTCTCTTGTGCTGCGTTCTCCTTCTTTTCATCGCAAAAGCTCTCGACAAAAAGCCGAGAGCTTAA
- the rd gene encoding rubredoxin — protein sequence MKKYHCTECGYIYDPAEGDPEGNIEPGIAFGHLPEDWVCPVCGTEKKDFEVEID from the coding sequence ATGAAAAAATATCATTGCACTGAATGCGGTTACATTTACGATCCCGCAGAAGGAGATCCGGAAGGCAACATCGAGCCGGGTATCGCCTTTGGACACTTGCCCGAGGATTGGGTTTGTCCCGTTTGCGGAACTGAAAAGAAAGACTTCGAAGTGGAAATCGACTAG
- a CDS encoding RsmB/NOP family class I SAM-dependent RNA methyltransferase: MAAPDFFAFYSEYFGERWNALLPALRGEAVYETIQYPEKEPYYLDEASAFAARALGVEPGMDVLDMCAAPGGKTLILAQALQGKGSLQSNDRSPDRRQRLSHVLENTLPEEYRKIVQVSGYDGVRFGMYRKETFDRILLDAPCSSERHVMESEKYLAEWSQKRISHIAITQGSLLASAVDALKPGGQMIYSTCALSKMENDDVVRKILKKRKGKVRVLEMKPDIPGTDQTEFGLQMLPDRCAGRGPIFCAKLEKLENEN, translated from the coding sequence ATGGCAGCTCCCGATTTCTTTGCTTTCTACTCGGAATACTTTGGCGAACGTTGGAACGCCTTACTGCCGGCTCTCCGTGGAGAAGCCGTTTACGAAACGATCCAATACCCCGAAAAGGAACCGTATTATCTGGATGAAGCCTCTGCGTTTGCGGCACGAGCTCTTGGCGTAGAACCCGGCATGGACGTTCTCGACATGTGCGCAGCCCCGGGCGGTAAAACGCTCATCCTCGCCCAAGCCTTGCAAGGCAAAGGTTCCTTGCAGTCTAACGACCGTTCGCCCGACCGCAGACAGCGCCTTTCGCATGTGCTCGAAAACACGCTCCCCGAAGAATATCGGAAAATCGTTCAGGTCTCCGGCTACGACGGTGTCCGCTTTGGCATGTACCGCAAGGAAACTTTTGACCGCATCCTTCTCGATGCGCCCTGTTCCTCGGAACGGCACGTGATGGAAAGCGAAAAATACTTAGCCGAATGGTCTCAGAAGCGCATTTCGCACATTGCGATTACACAAGGCTCGCTGCTTGCGAGCGCTGTCGATGCTCTAAAACCGGGAGGCCAAATGATATACAGCACCTGTGCGCTTTCCAAAATGGAAAACGACGACGTGGTGCGCAAAATCTTGAAAAAACGCAAGGGCAAAGTCCGCGTTTTGGAAATGAAGCCAGACATTCCCGGAACGGATCAAACCGAATTCGGCTTGCAAATGCTTCCGGACCGCTGTGCGGGACGAGGGCCTATCTTCTGCGCAAAGCTCGAAAAACTGGAAAACGAAAATTAA
- the sppA gene encoding signal peptide peptidase SppA — MKKYIAQILFTLTVTSFAYLPGEWMFPSLPNSNGLFGNPAGLSAFDSPGAVLNFGCTKDDVYEMSLGANGDYFGASFEYRSDYEGVDESRWNWISSIPMLDRLAFLGISVGAFRSADFDGTDFSMTPGILVRPFNWLALGFDSRHALQFGPEKQRRMQEYGATVRLWDGFSVSYAGVNQSTHRLLLQADLKLLNVGVQIPLHGKEDYRVYLSHAFGRTVHGTLSIDNDWKPRHFSIGYHSARIADANMLSRVVRVPLSMPLKETEQGFSFFGKQSLSLESLRENFELLLADGSAEVIIFDFSGYKAGTAISKEIERGIAKLNIQGRVTVAYLDEIRPTTLLAASSASKIVLEPSARVNYRGVGGEVLYYKGFFDWIGVKVELLRHGAYKSAVEPYTADSMSVEARSNYETLYKDWWRSMTADSRVRISNTESLDSMMAHPSLLAQDAKRVGLVDTLLYLDEVAPYVLKTLYGIEAPFVMVSDFVPKAGLRIFDEDWRPRSRIALLNIEGSIVDGSGGYDPITGTRSTGSAEVLDALGNLMHSPEYSALIVRINSPGGSAQASDEIWHRLRTIAKTRMPVIASIGDMGASGGYYIACGANEIIAEKASIIGSIGIFGGKVSFKGLLDKLKLRMEPIKTHPHADAEGQGREFDDEEKQALQNYMDAFYDRFLGVVSEATELSKDSLDKSLAGGRVFTGSQGVQNGLVHRIGGMDLAITEAKRLAGISERRPVVLQSILTDDSYISRSFSDQIRLMDWLNSVEKTQVWALFVAPPLPF, encoded by the coding sequence ATGAAAAAATATATCGCCCAGATTCTATTCACCCTGACTGTTACTTCTTTCGCATACCTTCCGGGGGAATGGATGTTTCCATCTCTCCCGAATTCAAACGGTCTCTTTGGGAATCCGGCGGGCCTTTCCGCATTCGATTCTCCAGGGGCTGTTTTGAATTTTGGATGTACCAAGGACGATGTTTATGAAATGTCCTTGGGTGCGAACGGCGATTACTTCGGTGCGTCTTTTGAATACCGCTCCGACTATGAAGGAGTCGATGAATCGCGATGGAATTGGATCAGTTCCATTCCGATGCTCGACCGTTTGGCGTTCCTTGGAATTTCGGTGGGTGCATTCCGCAGCGCCGATTTTGACGGAACGGATTTTTCGATGACGCCTGGCATTTTGGTGCGCCCGTTCAACTGGCTCGCTTTGGGTTTTGACAGCCGCCATGCACTGCAGTTCGGCCCAGAAAAGCAACGCCGGATGCAGGAATACGGGGCGACTGTTCGCCTATGGGACGGCTTTTCGGTCAGCTATGCCGGGGTGAACCAGAGCACGCACCGTTTGCTGTTGCAGGCCGATTTGAAGCTCTTGAACGTCGGGGTGCAGATTCCGCTTCACGGTAAGGAAGATTACCGAGTTTATCTTTCGCATGCGTTTGGACGCACGGTCCATGGAACGCTTTCGATTGACAACGATTGGAAGCCTCGCCATTTTTCGATTGGGTATCATTCGGCAAGAATCGCGGATGCGAACATGCTTTCCCGTGTGGTGCGCGTTCCGCTTTCGATGCCTTTGAAGGAAACGGAACAGGGCTTTTCTTTTTTTGGAAAACAGTCGCTCAGCTTAGAATCGTTGCGGGAAAACTTTGAACTGCTCCTTGCGGACGGTAGCGCGGAAGTAATCATTTTTGATTTCTCCGGTTACAAAGCGGGTACCGCGATTTCGAAGGAAATCGAAAGAGGCATTGCAAAGCTCAATATACAGGGGCGTGTTACGGTTGCTTACCTCGACGAGATCCGTCCGACGACGTTGCTTGCGGCAAGTTCCGCGTCAAAGATTGTGCTTGAACCTTCGGCTCGGGTGAATTACCGCGGTGTCGGCGGGGAAGTCCTTTATTACAAAGGCTTTTTTGACTGGATCGGGGTGAAGGTGGAACTTTTGCGTCATGGAGCTTACAAGTCGGCGGTTGAGCCTTACACCGCGGACTCGATGAGCGTCGAAGCCCGTTCGAATTACGAGACGCTTTACAAGGATTGGTGGAGGTCCATGACGGCGGACTCCCGCGTTCGGATATCAAATACGGAATCTTTGGATTCAATGATGGCTCATCCGAGCTTGCTCGCCCAGGATGCGAAAAGGGTCGGGCTTGTGGATACGCTTTTGTACTTGGACGAAGTCGCTCCTTATGTGCTGAAGACGCTTTACGGGATCGAAGCTCCGTTTGTGATGGTCTCGGACTTTGTGCCGAAAGCGGGCTTGCGCATTTTCGACGAGGACTGGCGCCCGCGTTCAAGGATTGCCTTGTTGAATATCGAAGGCTCGATCGTGGACGGTTCTGGCGGATACGATCCGATCACGGGAACACGCAGCACGGGTTCTGCGGAAGTTCTGGACGCCTTGGGAAACCTGATGCATTCTCCGGAGTATTCCGCGCTGATCGTGCGCATCAACAGCCCGGGAGGCTCGGCACAGGCTTCGGATGAAATCTGGCATCGCTTGCGCACGATTGCGAAGACCCGAATGCCGGTGATTGCGAGCATTGGCGACATGGGCGCAAGCGGTGGTTATTACATTGCATGCGGCGCAAATGAAATCATCGCCGAAAAGGCGAGCATTATCGGAAGCATCGGCATTTTTGGCGGCAAGGTCAGCTTTAAGGGGCTGCTCGACAAGCTCAAGCTTCGTATGGAACCGATCAAGACGCATCCGCATGCCGATGCCGAAGGGCAGGGCCGCGAATTTGACGACGAAGAAAAACAGGCATTGCAGAATTACATGGACGCCTTCTACGACCGCTTCCTCGGTGTGGTCAGCGAAGCGACGGAACTTTCGAAGGATTCCTTGGACAAAAGCCTTGCCGGTGGGCGCGTCTTCACGGGCAGTCAAGGGGTTCAAAACGGTCTTGTGCACCGGATTGGCGGAATGGATCTCGCGATAACCGAAGCCAAACGCTTGGCAGGGATTTCGGAGCGTCGCCCGGTGGTCCTCCAGTCGATTCTTACGGATGATTCCTACATCTCTAGGAGCTTTTCGGACCAAATTCGGCTCATGGATTGGCTGAACTCGGTAGAAAAAACACAAGTTTGGGCTCTTTTTGTCGCACCCCCCTTGCCGTTTTAA
- a CDS encoding glycoside hydrolase family 5 protein: MKIRYLLGALLLSLLSACDEDLSPSPVLEEERARQQAIADSIAKEIAIQDSIAYEQLLDSLAEVARRDSIIRDSLVRDSIIQDSIRQIAIRDSIVRDSIVRDSLKQDSIRQVYDLQDSLLQLDVHVAEPTIEPRRVGPVGQYGEMKVGLNADGHGRIYGSCPAYSTPGNEVQVRGMSLYWSLIENGTDFYNDEKITWMVDSMHIELIRAAMGVDLNWGRGNYFTDTEKYRAFLDATIESAIKNDIYVIVDYHSHKAHLDPKSSMLFFEYVAQKWGAYDNVIFEIYNEPTDARWNWIKLYAETVIPVIRKYSDNMVIVGSPAWDQTPDLFVKEPVEGENISYSFHYYAGSHKISNQGIRAEKAMAGGLSVIVSEWGTINANGDGDVSEHNSEWQEWVDKFQLSSANWSASCVPEGASAFESRNMELTASGQWLADSVFSKNPTFYVKCK; the protein is encoded by the coding sequence ATGAAAATTCGCTATCTATTGGGTGCCCTACTTCTCTCTCTTCTGTCTGCCTGTGACGAAGATCTTTCTCCGTCTCCAGTGCTTGAAGAAGAACGGGCTCGCCAGCAGGCGATAGCGGATTCCATTGCGAAAGAAATTGCAATCCAAGATTCGATTGCGTATGAACAGCTTCTGGATTCGTTGGCGGAAGTCGCAAGACGGGATTCCATCATTCGCGATTCGCTTGTGCGCGATTCCATTATCCAAGATTCGATTCGCCAGATTGCGATTCGGGATTCCATTGTTCGCGACTCCATTGTTCGCGATTCTTTGAAACAGGATTCGATCCGGCAGGTTTATGACTTGCAGGATTCCTTGCTCCAATTGGACGTGCATGTCGCGGAACCGACGATCGAACCTCGCCGCGTGGGACCGGTCGGTCAGTACGGTGAAATGAAGGTTGGCTTGAATGCAGACGGCCATGGACGCATTTACGGTTCTTGCCCTGCGTATTCGACTCCGGGAAATGAAGTCCAGGTCCGTGGCATGAGCCTTTACTGGAGCCTCATAGAAAACGGCACGGATTTTTACAACGACGAAAAGATTACATGGATGGTCGATTCCATGCACATCGAACTGATTCGTGCTGCAATGGGCGTGGATTTGAACTGGGGCCGTGGCAATTACTTTACGGATACGGAAAAGTATCGCGCCTTCTTGGATGCCACAATCGAATCGGCAATCAAGAACGATATCTATGTGATCGTGGACTACCATTCTCATAAGGCGCATCTCGATCCTAAATCTTCGATGCTCTTCTTTGAATATGTCGCCCAGAAGTGGGGAGCCTATGACAACGTGATTTTTGAAATTTATAACGAACCGACGGATGCGCGTTGGAACTGGATCAAGCTCTATGCAGAAACGGTGATTCCCGTAATCCGCAAGTACTCGGATAACATGGTCATCGTCGGAAGCCCTGCGTGGGATCAGACTCCGGACCTTTTTGTGAAGGAACCGGTGGAAGGCGAAAATATTTCCTATTCCTTCCATTACTATGCAGGATCGCATAAGATTTCGAACCAGGGCATTCGCGCCGAAAAGGCGATGGCGGGCGGTCTTTCCGTGATCGTTTCTGAATGGGGAACGATTAATGCGAACGGCGATGGTGATGTTTCTGAACACAATTCGGAATGGCAGGAATGGGTTGACAAGTTCCAGCTTTCTTCGGCGAACTGGTCGGCTTCCTGTGTGCCCGAGGGAGCATCCGCTTTCGAAAGCCGCAATATGGAGCTCACGGCGAGCGGTCAGTGGCTTGCGGATAGCGTCTTCTCCAAGAATCCGACATTCTATGTGAAGTGCAAATAA
- a CDS encoding Rpn family recombination-promoting nuclease/putative transposase: MTKEQYAKMLRDICEIHKTGGDTRACIAKYTERYKYVYVYNDDIFKVLLGNPANEAVTVDFLNAVLKLDGADCIDHVTFANPVSPEAFAKTSTSDIVADDQHKDRIVLEVQHVNGKSYADRLVLYAAKHVVAGRVKGEDYCLRNLNLISLQMFNGFPRSGNYRHSIRLKNQENEVFYEKQTITLVEIPKFLKGNFTKDNSRLALWLRFFESLNDETVGNAVVDPMFRLLQERAKLSTFTNEFLVSEAMKMGDHNYELYVEKARAREEGLSEGRAEGRAKGRAEGRAEARREMAKGLRDAGVSISLISKQSGLSENEILAL; the protein is encoded by the coding sequence ATGACAAAAGAACAATATGCGAAAATGCTTCGGGACATTTGCGAAATCCACAAGACTGGCGGCGATACGCGCGCCTGTATTGCAAAGTATACTGAACGCTATAAATATGTTTATGTCTACAATGACGATATTTTCAAAGTGCTTTTGGGAAATCCCGCCAACGAAGCTGTCACCGTTGATTTTCTGAATGCAGTGCTCAAATTGGATGGTGCCGATTGCATTGATCACGTCACATTTGCAAATCCTGTAAGCCCAGAAGCTTTTGCAAAAACATCGACTTCGGATATCGTGGCGGATGACCAACATAAGGATCGAATTGTCCTTGAAGTTCAGCATGTGAATGGCAAAAGCTATGCCGACCGTTTGGTGCTTTATGCCGCAAAGCATGTGGTTGCGGGCCGCGTCAAGGGTGAGGACTACTGCCTCCGCAACTTAAATTTAATCAGTCTGCAAATGTTCAACGGCTTTCCCCGTTCCGGGAATTATCGCCACAGCATCCGTCTCAAAAATCAGGAAAACGAGGTGTTTTACGAAAAGCAGACCATCACGCTTGTAGAAATTCCCAAGTTCCTAAAAGGGAATTTTACCAAGGACAACAGTCGCCTTGCGCTGTGGCTTCGCTTTTTTGAAAGTCTTAACGACGAGACTGTTGGGAACGCTGTCGTTGACCCAATGTTCCGTCTCTTGCAGGAGCGTGCAAAATTGAGTACATTTACAAATGAGTTCTTAGTAAGCGAGGCGATGAAGATGGGCGATCACAATTACGAACTTTATGTGGAGAAGGCTCGTGCCCGCGAAGAGGGCCTTTCCGAAGGCCGTGCAGAAGGCCGTGCAAAAGGACGTGCTGAAGGACGTGCTGAAGCACGGAGGGAGATGGCAAAGGGACTTCGGGATGCGGGAGTCAGCATTTCGCTTATTTCCAAACAAAGCGGCCTATCTGAAAATGAAATCTTAGCCTTGTAA